In the Hippoglossus stenolepis isolate QCI-W04-F060 chromosome 14, HSTE1.2, whole genome shotgun sequence genome, one interval contains:
- the LOC124854687 gene encoding integumentary mucin C.1-like, giving the protein TTPTTTTTTPTTTTTTPTTTTTTPTTTTTTPTTTTTTPTTTTTTPTTTTTTPTTTPTTPTTTTTTPTTTTTTPTTTTTTPTTTTTTPTTTTTTPTTKTTTLTTTTTTPTTTTTTPTTTTTTPTTTTTTPTTTTTPTTTTTTPTTTTTTPTTTTTPTTT; this is encoded by the coding sequence actaccccaactacaacaaccactaccccaactacaaccaccactaccccaacaacaaccaccactaccccaactacaacaaccactaccccaacaacaaccaccactaccccaactacaacaaccactaccccaactacaaccaccactaccccaactacaacccccactaccccaacaacaaccaccactaccccaactacaacaacgactaccccaactacaacaaccactaccccaactacaacaaccactacaccaacaacaaccaccactaccccaactacaaaaaccactaccctaactacaacaaccactaccccaacaacaacaaccactaccccaactacaacaaccactaccccaactacaacaaccactaccccaacaacaaccactaccccaactacaacaaccactaccccaactacaacaaccactaccccaacaacaaccactaccccaactacaaca
- the LOC124854696 gene encoding mucin-2-like → TTTTPTTTTTTPTTTTTTPTTTTTPTTTTTTPTTTTTTPTTTTTTPTTTTTTPTTTTTTPTTTTTTPTTTTPTTTTTTPTTTTTTPTTTTTTPTTTTTTPTTTTTTPTTTTTTPTTTTTTPTTTTTTPTTTTTTPTTTTTTPTTTTTTPTTTTTTPTTTTTTPTTTTTTPTTTTTTPTTTTTTPTTTTTTPTTTTTTPTTTTTTPTTTTTTPTTTTTTPTTTPTTPTTTTTTPTTTTTTPTTTTTTPTTTTTTPTTTTTTPTTTTTTPTTTTTTPTTTTPTTTTTTPTTTTTTPTTT, encoded by the exons acaaccactaccccaactacaacaaccactaccccaacaacaaccaccactaccccaacaacaaccactaccccaactacaacaaccactaccccaacaacaaccaccactaccccaacaacaaccaccactaccccaacaacaaccaccactaccccaactacaactaccactaccccaactacaactaccacaaccccaacaaccactaccccaacaacaaccaccactaccccaactacaacaaccactaccccaactacaacaaccaccaccccaactacaactaccacgaccccaacaacaaccaccactaccccaactacaacaaccactaccccaactacaaccaccactaccccaactacaacaaccactaccccaactacaacaaccactaccccaacaacaaccacc actaccccaacaacaaccaccactaccccaactacaacaaccactaccccaactacaaccaccactaccccaactacaacaaccactaccccaactacaacaaccactaccccaactacaaccaccactaccccaacaacaaccaccactaccccaactacaacaaccactaccccaacaacaaccaccactaccccaactacaacaaccactaccccaactacaaccaccactaccccaactacaacccccactaccccaacaacaaccaccactaccccaactacaacaaccactaccccaactacaacaaccactaccccaacaacaaccaccactaccccaacaacaaccaccactaccccaactacaactaccactaccccaactacaactaccacaaccccaacaaccactaccccaacaacaaccaccactaccccaactacaacaaccactaccccaactacaact
- the LOC118119136 gene encoding mucin-2-like, producing the protein MKLLLSLTLIWVLSSTGEALECETCTNANCSTTAAVTCVTETMCITASIQANSSGTTGQQIYKACAPPSLCPSTGSQTFSVNLGVSSSLASATCCSTDNCNSVTLPYPVVPADNSLLCHVCDPITSDCSLSIQCKGTEDRCFQASVTNGAGTSPAFGCASLNLCAAATILGTLPFMQNVGIITSGPACCGTSLCNTLTTTTTTPTTTTPTTTTTTPTKTTTTTNPNDTTTTTPTTTTTTPTTTTTTPTTTTPATTTTTPTTTTTTPTTTTTTPTTTTTTPTTTTTTPTTTTTTPTTTTTTPTTTTPTTTTPTTTTTTPTTTTTTPTTTTTTPTTTTTTPTTTTTTPTTTTTTPTTTTTTPTTTTTTPTTTTTTPTTTTTTPTTTTTTPTTTTTTPTTTTTTPTTTTTTPTTTTTTPTTTTTTPTTTTTTPTTTTTTPTTTNTTPTTTTTTPTTTTPTTTTTTPTTTTTTPTTTTPTTTTTTPTTTTTTPTTTSTTPTTTTTTPTTTTPTTTTTTPTTTTTTTTPTTTTTTPTTTTPTTTTTTPTTTTTTPTTTTPTTTTTTPTTTTTTPTTTTTTPTTTTPTTTTTTPTTTTPTTTTTTTTPTTTTTTPTTTTTTTTPTTTTTTPTTTTTTPTTTTPTTTTTSPTTTTTTPTTTTTTPTTTTTTPTTTTTTPTTTTSTPTTTTTTPTTTTTTPSTTTTTPTTTTTTPTTTTTTPTTTTTTPTTTTTTPTTTTTTPTTTTPTTTTTTPTTTTTTPTTTTTTPTTTTTTPTTT; encoded by the exons AtgaagctgcttctttctctgaCTCTCATCTGGGTGCTCTCCAGCACAG GTGAAGCACTTGAGTGTGAAACTTGCACAAATGCTAACTgttcaaccacagcagcagttacatGTGTAACAGAGACGATGTGTATCACAGCTTCCATTCAAG CCAATTCATCTGGGACTACTGGACAGCAAATCTACAAGGCCTGTGCACCCCCCTCCCTGTGTCCATCCACAGGCtctcagacattttcagttaaCTTGGGTGTTTCGAGTTCACTTGCAAGTGCtacatgctgcagcacagacaactgCAACTCCGTCACTCTGCCTT acCCTGTGGTTCCAGCAGATAACAGTCTACTGTGTCACGTTTGTGACCCCATCACCTCTGATTGCAGCCTTTCAATACAATGTAAGGGAACAGAGGATCGCTGCTTTCAAGCCAGTG TGACAAATGGGGCCGGCACCTCTCCAGCCTTTGGCTgtgcatctttaaatctgtgtgcaGCTGCTACCATCCTGGGGACACTGCCTTTCATGCAAAATGTTGGTATCATTACCAGTGGACCAGCCTGTTGTGGGACTAGTTTGTGTAACACTct aactactacaaccactaccccaacaaccacaaccccaacaacaacaactacgaccccaactaaaacaaccactaccacgaaccccaacgac acaacaaccactaccccaacaacaacaaccactaccccaactacaacaaccactaccccaacaaccacgaccccagctacaacaaccactaccccaactactacaaccactaccccaactacaacaaccactaccccaactacaacaaccactacccctactacaactaccactaccccaactacaacaaccactaccccaactactacaaccactaccccaacgaccacgaccccaacgaccACGACCcccactacaacaaccactaccccaactacaacaaccactaccccaactacaactaccactaccccaactacaacaaccactaccccaactacaacaaccactaccccaactacaacaaccactaccccaactacaacaaccactaccccaactacaacaaccactaccccaactacaacaaccactaccccaactacaactaccactaccccaactacaactaccactaccccaactacaacaaccactaccccaactacaacaaccactaccccaactacaacaaccactaccccaactacaacaaccactaccccaactacaacaaccactaccccaactacaacaaccactaccccaactacaactaccactaccccaactacaactaacactaccccaactacaacaaccactaccccaacaaccacgaccccaacgacaacaaccactaccccaactacaacaaccactaccccaacaaccactaccccaactacaacaaccactaccccaactactacaactactaccccaactacaacatccactaccccaactactacaaccactaccccaacaaccacaaccccaacaacaacaactacgaccccaactacaacaaccactaccacgaccccaacgacaacaactactaccccaacaaccacgaccccaacgacaacaaccactaccccaactacaacaaccactaccccaacaaccacaaccccaactacaacaaccactaccccaactactacaacaactaccccaactactacaaccactaccccaacaaccacaaccccaacaacaacaaccactaccccaacaaccacaaccccaacgacaacaaccacaaccacgaccccaacgacaacaaccactaccccaactacaacaacc acaaccacaactccaacgacaacaaccactaccccaactacaacaaccactaccccaacaaccacgaccccaactacaacaaccactagcccaactactacaaccactaccccaactacaacaaccactaccccaacgacaacaaccactaccccaacaacaacaaccactaccccaactacaacaacctccaccccaactacaacaaccactaccccaacaacaacaaccactaccccatcaacaacaaccactaccccaactacaacaaccactaccccaactacaacaaccactacccctactacaactaccactaccccaactacaacaaccactaccccaactactacaaccactaccccaacgaccaCGACCcccactacaacaacaactaccccaactacaacaaccactaccccaactacaactaccactaccccaactacaacaaccactaccccaactactaca